The Elaeis guineensis isolate ETL-2024a chromosome 13, EG11, whole genome shotgun sequence genome includes a region encoding these proteins:
- the LOC105032796 gene encoding serine acetyltransferase 1, chloroplastic, translating into MATCVENCRAKAPFCKFVINISQPDLANCSNCTIPANDSSDAAGDDVWAKIQEEAWSDVEEEPVLQNYYFDLILSHNSLESALTAHLANKLSLPNLMPTNSLQELLWSIVSKDPVIGRSVRADLRAARDRDTACAKMVHCFIYYKGFLALQAHRVAHRLWAEGRVAAALLLQSRTSEVFAVDIHPGARIGSGVWLDHATGVVIGETAVVGDDVSILHGVTLGGPGKERGDRHPKIGDGVLVGAGTQIMGNVEVGEGAKIGAGSVVLRAVPPRTTAVGNPVRLVGGKGKPVRLGRSASLTMDHTSWSDYVI; encoded by the coding sequence ATGGCCACCTGCGTCGAGAATTGCCGAGCCAAAGCTCCCTTCTGCAAGTTTGTAATCAACATCTCCCAGCCTGATCTCGCCAACTGTTCTAACTGCACCATCCCTGCCAACGACTCCAGCGATGCCGCCGGCGACGACGTTTGGGCCAAGATCCAAGAAGAAGCTTGGTCGGACGTCGAGGAAGAACCAGTCCTCCAGAATTACTATTTTGATCTCATCCTCTCGCACAATTCCCTCGAGTCTGCCCTCACAGCGCATCTTGCTAACAAACTAAGTCTTCCTAATCTCATGCCGACCAATAGTCTCCAAGAATTGCTATGGAGCATCGTTTCCAAGGATCCGGTGATCGGCCGGTCGGTGAGGGCCGATCTCCGGGCGGCGAGGGACCGGGATACGGCGTGCGCGAAGATGGTCCACTGCTTTATTTACTACAAAGGGTTCCTGGCGTTGCAGGCCCACCGGGTGGCGCACCGGCTGTGGGCGGAGGGGCGAGTGGCAGCTGCGCTGCTGCTGCAGAGCCGAACGTCGGAGGTGTTCGCCGTCGACATCCACCCGGGGGCGAGGATTGGGTCAGGTGTGTGGCTGGACCATGCGACTGGGGTGGTGATCGGCGAGACGGCGGTGGTCGGCGACGACGTGTCGATCCTCCACGGCGTGACGCTGGGCGGCCCCGGGAAGGAGAGAGGCGACCGGCATCCGAAGATCGGCGACGGAGTCTTGGTGGGTGCGGGCACGCAGATAATGGGGAACGTggaggtcggggagggggcgaAGATCGGGGCGGGGTCGGTGGTGCTGCGGGCGGTGCCGCCAAGGACGACGGCGGTGGGGAACCCGGTGAGGCTAGTTGGTGGAAAAGGGAAGCCGGTCCGGCTTGGGAGGAGCGCGTCTTTGACCATGGACCACACCTCGTGGTCGGATTACGTCATATAA